In Fragaria vesca subsp. vesca linkage group LG5, FraVesHawaii_1.0, whole genome shotgun sequence, the genomic stretch GCTAATAAATGAGTTCATGAAAAGGAAACAAGAAAGGACGCATCAACTGCAAACCTACTATTTAAGTCTTTTGTTTCTTTAAGGAAACTACTTCTGCAAGTCCCAAACTAAAGCTAACAATACATACTCTTTAAAAGCTTTCAACGATAGCAGAACCAAGCAAATGTGTTTAGTAACACAAACGACATAGATAGAAGAAAACAAAAAAAGATCATGTATTAGAGTTCTATGTTACTATAAAGGCATGACTAGCAAAAACACATTACCGCACTGTGCTGAACATAGGCTGGCCTTCTAAGAGGAGACTCTGAAGAAGGTGATGTACTGTTCATCCGATGCATATGGCGAGGATGGAAGTTATGATTTGAAAGCTCATCCCCTTCAACCCCTTCCATATCACCACTCATATTCGCCTCAGAGCCTAACCTAGGAGTAACTTGCCTATTCATCGACCCAGAATCATTTGTTACATCCACCTGAAGTGAAACAGCCGGACGAACCACAATTCCTTGTGCACTGCTCCGTCTCTTTAATTCCTCCTCTGCATTCAAGATCTGCAAAACACAACAAACCACAACCCTTACCATCAATCCTTCTGAACATAACACAAAGATACAATGACACAACAAATCATAGAGCCACCGTTTACCTGTTTCAACACTTGTACTAAATTATGCTTCTTTTGATTCAAAACCTGCAGCTTCTCCTCCACTTCCCTTTTCCTCTTCTGCTTTTCATCTAGCACAACTTCTTTTATCTATCATACAAACAACTCATTAATTCATTACACATGCTAACCATTTACTCACAAGTCACAACTATGCAATTTACAATGCCACGGATGCTTGAACATTTTTTTTTCTTTTCACTACATTCAAGTTTAACTAAATCAATGATTGCAACTTTTGCTTCTTCACACATTATAGTTCAAATCCCAATATTCATAATCAATCTCATAAATTACCCAAGCAAATTAACTAGCAGCTATCTACTAATTCATAAGAGTGAGATGTTCTTCCATACCTCAGAATTAGGGTTTTCCAATTGATCAACTTTCTCTACCTTCACCACCACCGAATCTTCCCAACCTTTCTCAGCCAAATCAGCTCTAAGAGCCAGAGTCAAATCGGCCTCCTTCGCCGGAACATCACCGCCTTCCGGTTGTCTCTTGTTCTTAACCTCGCCGGAAGGCCCAGCTTCGCAATCGGCAACAACCTTCTCCGGCGGCGCTTCGAACTTAACCTTGGGTTCGTGATTCAAAGCGGCCACCTTTGCGGCTTCACTGGGCTGCTCAGGGTCAAAACTAGGGTTAGGGTTAGGGTTAGAGGAGGTAGCGGCGGCGGCGGAGCGGTGGCGAGAGAGGGCTTTAGAGCGACGGCTCAAGAGGGATTTGAAGTCTTTCAAGGAAATTTTGGGAGTCGGCATAAGCCAGCGGCGAGGCACATCCGGGACGCGGTGGAGGTTTCCTCTGTATAATGAAATCGCCACCATTTTTTCTCAGGCGGTTTTTCAAATTTTGGTAGGAAATAGGAATAATGAAGAAGCTGAATGAATGAAAGCAAACTAGAAGCGGCTTTTAGAGAAAGCACTTTTGTGGTCAAGTTACGGTCAAGAGGGTAAAATCCTTAAAATTAACTGCCGCGGGTAAAATGGGATAAAAAGAACAATAATATAAACGGACCTAAGCCACTGCAAATGGATTAGTAGTTTTTGTCTAACTAGGTGCGCTCTACGACCTAGGTTTGAACTCGAAGTCGTTGAAGTGGTTAAGATGATACAGGGAGCTTATATGAAAAAAAAAAAAAATTATAACAGTATCATGGAGTTCTATGTTCATGTAAATGCCAATTAAGTTTCCGAGTCCTTTATTGTCTTGTTGAAGAGCACATATACAAAATCAAAATCAAATGGAGAAGATTAATGTAGTTTTAACAAAGTTACTAGCTAGTTTAACCGCTTCACAGCAGAAGCCTTTCTTATTCTGAGGTTAATACAAATTTTATTGCAATTTTATTACTGATCGATCACATCAGTAGTAGAATGGTTCTTCCAGAAGAAGTTCAGGAAACTCCAAGAACAAGTCATTATCTTTAGCTACCATGGCTTCCACAAATGAACTCTCACATGGATCAGCTGTAGCCTCTACTTGATTGCTTGACATTCCATAAATCGTGCCCTCATTTTCAGTTTGTGCTTGGTTAAACATGTTTTTTGATGAAGACTCGGCAGTATCATTTTGCATAGTTGCTTGGACGTCCCAGCAAATCTCGCCTTGTCGAGCATCTTCAGTTGGCACAAATGCTTCTTCCAGGAGAAAATCACTCCATCCAAAGGCCAGAGGTGACTTCTCTTGCACGGCAGCAGATGAACAAGTAGACGAGGATGAAGATGATAACGAGCATTCGCTGTAGAAATTGAAAGGGGAAGGAGCAGGGTTGGTGTTTGTGGTGGAGTTTGAGACCTCTGTCACATATTTCATGGCTTGCAGCTGTGTGAGAAGATCATAAGGTTGGTAGTAGTCGAAATTGGTGCTGCTAGTGGCTTGCATTTGTTCGATTTTGGTTGTTGACACCAAATGGCTGTTGTTGAAGTTTGATAAGCCTGATGTGTATGCTTCTGGTGATTTCATCAGCATTGCATTTTTCAAGTCCTTATTCAGGGAACCACCTATAGCGATACGCATTCCAGATTTGGGTAGGCCGCTGATGTTTCCATAGTCGGCTAAAATTTGAGAGAAGGGCCTGTGAGTAACTGGATCAATTCCCATATCTGTGAGCTTCTTTTTGAGCTTAGTGTTCCAGTAAGTCTTTACATCATTGTCTGTCCTCCCAGGAAGTTGCTGAGCTATTATAGGCCACCTACAGCATATTTAACCATGACATGTCATATATATGAGAGGAAAGGTAGGCTATTTTAACAGTTTGGCTGTTTGGGATAAATCCCAAAATGAAGTACATCAAGGAAATGTTCAAGAAAACATAAATGCGTCGAGTCTACATGGTATCACTAAAAGTAGAAAAACTAGGATTTGAAGACGAATACGACTCAAATCAGATGCCATAGAAATTATTGTGACAGTATAGTAGACAACAGCAGTATAGAAACTATGATCAAAGTTAAAGCGGTGTGCTATAAGACAGAAAAACAAGGCATTGTTGATGTAATGTTAAATAGTGAGAACCAGAAGAATCAATATATATATAAACTGACCTGCTACCAATGGTTGCATGAAGCCTAACAATCAATTCTTCCTCTTGGGGTGTGAAGGTTTCAGGCTTCAGATCAGCCTTCAAGTAATTACTCCACCTAGGCTTGCAACTCTTCCCACATCTATTAAGTCCTGAAAGCAGAATCAATCATGCATTTTTGTAATTAGCTGGGAAATGCAGTATAAATGTCCTATTTGATCCACACTCTGAAGAAATTACGGACTAACAAAAGATGTAATCTCCAATTCAAACCTGCTTTTTTCGGAACAGAAGTCCAGTTACCGATCCCATTCTTGGATCCATGATGAGCAACTATATTTGCATCTTCCTCTTCAGTCCAAGTGCCCTTCTTCACATTGATCAGCTTGTCACAACAAGCAGGAGGTCTCCCCATCTTATCTGGTAATCCAAAGTTGCACTTAAAAATTACAAGAACTGAAAACTAAAACAAAGGCCGAAAACAAAAAGGAATTCATATGGAAATGTAGTCTGATTATATCATAGTTATCTTTGAGTCTCTTTGAGAGAGATTTGAGATGATGAGAACGAGGAAAGGTGCTGGTTTGAAGTATAACAAGCGTGGGACTATAATGGAGGCAAGAAATGCATGAGGCTATTGCTTCCATTTAACTAAATTAGCATGATGAAAAAAAGCATCAGCTAAATCAAACAAAAATTAATCTTACCATTACTCACAGGCTTGGATCGCTCTTGATCTGCAGGTTCGAATCGGGTGAATTATTCGGTTAAGCGTAGATTAAATCTAAGTAAAATAGCTTAAACAATTCATTGTTTAGAGTACTCTTCCTTTTGTGTAAAAGAACATGACTACATACTGCTTTAGCTTCTGATGATCACAGGTTTGATGATACTACAACTGTCTTAAGCAAAAGATCATTCAACTAATCAAATAGTAAAATTAAATCATGCATATGAGCCTCAAAGAGAGAAGAATATATCTCACTGATTATTGGAAACTTTTCTTTGTCAAGTGCACTGTGTGAAGGATTAGAATTCTGCATCCTATGATGTTCATTATATGATCGAAGAACAATTAATTGGACAAAACCTTATCCATCATTGAGTAATCATTGGTAGAACAAATTTGCAATTTACCTCTTCAAACTTATCCACCATCCAACTCATCCCTGCAAGGATTCACCATAAATTTATAAGTATGCCTTAATCAAAACTACTCAAATGATTATGCTGATCATGGTAAAAGTTTTTCCTAACCACCACATGTGGTCGAGTTGGTAAGAGCCTTAGTATAGAACCTCCGTACCCAGGTTCGCATTCTGACATGATCCCTCGGCGCGGATTAGTCTCTGGACCGAAAAAACCTTTAAGGATACCGTCGTTAATACTTAAAAAAAATACAAAATTGTAAAAGCTTTTCCCATCTTCATTTTAGGACTAAATATTTCACAATTTCAGTATTATACATGGAAAGCTTTGGTTAAGGCACAAGCACACTATCATTCAATCCTATTAGTAGCTGGCTAGTTTTGGCGCAGGAAGTCAATTTTGCATCTCTAATCCAATATCTATGCCAAGTGATATAAACGAAGAGCCAAAGCCAAATTAAGCATGACGAAATGGGTTTCCTTGGAGAAAGGTAAGTACACAACTAGGGTTTGACAAGTTCAAGGCACTTCATGAAGATGGTACTTCTTCCCCTGCCACCACAAATATTGTCTTCCTCAATCTTGGGTGCAGAATAAAACATCACAAAATGAATATTTGCATAGAAGCTTCTTCCTTGACCAATTTCTGAAAAAATTGTAAACGAATCGTATAAATAATTGAAGAATTTCAAGGCTAATTAAGAGACAAGCTGGATTATGCATCATTATGATCAATCTGTTACTCTATAATATATAGATTAGCAGAGTATATTAGATTCTGGTGCATAATTTTAGTCGCCAAGCTAGCCTTGTCCTTTTGCATCAGCAACAACCTGCAAACATGTGGCACACAGCTAATACAAGCTTTTGGCTTTCCAGCCTCAAATCTTAAAACCCAACTTTCCAGAGTAAGAGAGTTAGAGAGGTACGTATTGTTTCATCCCCAACCAAACTACAACTCCCAAGTTCATGCATGTACCAGATCATATATACTTCTCTATAATTTCATTAACAAGTGTGTTTTCTGAAGTAAACTAGAGCCCTATAGGAGTTCTTTATATTAATAACATACTCATTCACCTTACAATTAGTTCAATCATCAGATAGAGAACTAATTGAGTATGAGTATATATGATACCCGTTTTTTGTATACGAATATATGATACCCGTTGATGCTTTCATTTTCAGTATACCTGAGAAAGGAATGCATGCACTCTCTGCTGCTTGTGTTGATAGAAAGTACGCAGTCGTTCACTTTCTTCATCAAAGTTTATAAAGCTAGTGGCGTTCCAACGTAAGCACAGTCGAGTTGAGTAGCGCAACTTTTCTTTCGGGAGTTGACCTAATTGCCTAATTCAACGATAGGTTAATTACAACCACGAACAAACAGTGCAGTGGATACATTCGGTCCCATTATAGGAACTTCATGATATGGATCCCACAAGTTATGAGTTCGAACGTTGATATTGTTCAAAGTTATTGTTGAATTATAAATATGAGGACTGGGAAGAGGCTGTAATACCATGTTAGCTGGTGAGCTCTCAACATATTAGTCTTTAGGCCCAGAAAGATACCGTGAATAATATGAAATGTGGGTGTCAAAAAAACAAATTTTAGGTTAATTACACTGCAATATAATGCGTGTGATCAACATATATAGATACTTCTTGCTAATTAACAAGGGTGATTCTGAATAAGTCAAATTTCAATCATGGAATAATATATATTGGTGTCACATTGGACATTTTGTGTTGTCAATGCAAGTAGATGTGACATCACTATTCAACTCGATTCCATCTCACAAAAAAAAAAAAAATACTCCTATATTGTTAATTATTTGTTTGAATATACAAAACTTTAAGAGTTTAAGTTTTGAAAAGTTTTAAGTTTTGATATTGTGATCATGAAAATAAAATCAAACCAAATTACTTTGAAAAGAACAGTACGGTGAGTTAACGTCGGTTTAATCATACCTTTCTGATCGAAGGGGCTAGTCCATTCATTTGTTTTCAGTTAGCTAGCTATTGAAGTAGGAGTAGTTCAACGTACAGTTTTTATTTTCCTGAAAAGTAGTTCAACTGCTTAATTTAATCCTCAGGATATTCTTCAATTTAGTTCTTAATATCTAGGCACCTGATCGACATATGGCCAATCAATTTGCGATATCTACAAAGCTATTATGCAAATAAATGATTGTTTGTTGCCGGGTCGAATCATATATATACTTGACATCGATCACTGTCTTCATTCCAAAATGACTTTAATTTGAACCCCACGAAAATGAGATGTGCATAATATAGTGTTTGTCATATTCTATATAGTTATTAGTTGGCCATATTTGGTTGTTCGATTTCTTCACATAGCTAGCTAGGTTAAGCAATAGGATTACCATTTGCGTAAAAAGGACCCTTTTTCTAAAGCACTTAATTGTTGGAAATATTGGATTAGAAATCATGGTGTACAAGCGGAGCGGATTCAGTACAACATGGTGTATTTGAACCACTCATGTGGGTCCCATCTATATTAACAGAAGAAGAAAAAAATGGGGTTAGCGACAAAAAAAATGGAACTACAGTAAAATCTAAAAACCCAGAATAAGTAAAAACCCAAAATTCAGTCTCTCCACCCTTTCCAAGTTTGACCATAAAAACTCACTCACAGAAAACCTCACCCCTTCTTCTCTCCCACGGCACCCAATCACCACCATCCACCACCTTCTCTCCTCCTTCTCCTCATAACCGTCGTCGCTCTCACCCTCTTCAATCCTTCCACCGCCGACTCCTCCGCCTCACCCCCAACCTCCTCATCACAACCACCACTGCCATCACCTTCACATCCACCTCCATCACCGTCACCACCTACTCCACTGTCACCGCCTCAACCTCCCTCACCATCGCCGCCTCCATGCCACCACTTTCACCATCACTACCCCCACCTTTTCTCTATCATCGTGGCCGCCTTCTCCAACAACACGAGCGACGGCGCAGCAAATGAACAACATTGTCGATGCTCAGATCGGCTCAGGTGACTTCAAAAGCTGGGTCAACATCATCACGACGATGAATCTGCGCTCCCTCCCACTCAGCGCCACCGTCTTCATGCCTGAAATCACTGCCATGTCGCGCCTCACCTTGGCTGATCTCCGCCTCTTCAAGAATAACTCTCGCTCCCAACTTTCCTTCCCGGCAAGTTCATCGTCATGATGATCAAACAGTGGACAAAGAAACGGTTCAGAACCATAATGCATCATGCGATTTTATGTTTTTCTAAGATAATTACTTTAATTCATAATCTTCTAAAAATCATTTAAAATAGCTAAGAATTTTGAATAAACCCAAAAATACTATCGAACTTTGACGTTGTTTACCAAATGCCTAGAACGAGAATTTCACAGTGTAAAAGGTTTTATATTATACTTTCGAGCACTTATTTATTTACTAAGATCATAAGTTAACCCTCGAATGATTTCAACTTAGCTTATCAAACATTTTCTAAGCCCACATATCAATTTATCTTTATTCTTTTCTTATGATCGACCTTAATAGGATAAATGTGCTTACAAAGGTGACATTTTTTTCATCGATGTCAAAAGTACGACAGGTTGGGTCTATTAATCGTACATAATATTGAGCACTTGGGTCTTGTGTGCAAGTGTCCTAATTTCATTTCTTTGGGATCGGAATTAATTTTTTTGCCTATAAACATAGTGTAACTTTTTTCTATTGTCTAATTGATTTTAGAGAATTGTTAGCATTTAATTTTAACGACAACTTGTCCATAAATAAAGCGTTTACTATTTATGCGTTGAATACTAAACGTTTACTATTTACGTGTTGAATACTAAACGTTTACTATTTAGGCGTTGAATACTAAACGTTTACTATTTATGCGTTGAATACTAAAATGTATAGGGTTAGGATTGTCTATGGTGCTAGGATGTGTTTCATAGAGTCAACTACAACTAACAAATTGTGCACACTAATGTCTCGATAGAAAAGAAATTGCTTACGTAGAAGTAACATAACTATATACCTTCAATGCATCAAGGTTCAAGTGAATTAATAACCATTGACTAATCACAATCATTCATTTAATGTAGTCAATTGTATGACACTAACACCAATGCTAATACCGTTAGATAATTGAGACAAAGAAAAAATTCAATCAACATGGTAAAAAAGGTTCAATAAATATTACATGGGCAATTAATTCCAATATCAATGGGAGAGGTTATCGATGCTTGACTTTTACTATTTTTTATTTATTTGTTTGTTTTTGTTTTTTTTGGATACACAATTAAGTTTTTTTAGTGAGACTTTTTATTTCCTTTTTAGTTTCCGTGTTGAGATATATATTCCACATCAGGAAAAATGGGACATTGTATGTGATTTATAAGAGTTTGGGTCACTCCATCCATTGTCAATTGGTTTTGGATGTAAACCTCAGATTACTTTATCATGGTATCAAAGCGGGTTACCCACGTCCACGTGTGAAGCCCGAAAAGGCCACACAAACTTCACGTCACCCCAAATGTTATCCATGTGTTAGGCTTGAAGATTCGCCACACGTGCGGGAGCGTGTTGAGATATATATCCCACATCAGGAAAAATGGGACATTACATGTGGTTTATAAGAGTTTGGGCCACTCTATCCATTGTCAATTGGTTTTGGATGTGAACCCCAGATTACTTTATAATTCCGAAAACGTTCCAGAAACGCAAAGAGGGATTATTATTATTATTTTTTTTGTTCTTTTTTTTGTTATTCTGTTTAAAACGTAATAACTATGGAGTTTACCTATTTACCCATTTGACTAATGTGGATCTCTTAGTGCTCATATAAGGGGTAAACGTGTAAAATTTGCTATCATGATTAGGATT encodes the following:
- the LOC101311864 gene encoding uncharacterized protein LOC101311864 — translated: MVAISLYRGNLHRVPDVPRRWLMPTPKISLKDFKSLLSRRSKALSRHRSAAAATSSNPNPNPSFDPEQPSEAAKVAALNHEPKVKFEAPPEKVVADCEAGPSGEVKNKRQPEGGDVPAKEADLTLALRADLAEKGWEDSVVVKVEKVDQLENPNSEIKEVVLDEKQKRKREVEEKLQVLNQKKHNLVQVLKQILNAEEELKRRSSAQGIVVRPAVSLQVDVTNDSGSMNRQVTPRLGSEANMSGDMEGVEGDELSNHNFHPRHMHRMNSTSPSSESPLRRPAYVQHSAVPHPSRASLGATGTSPSRFALSGHLGPPSNLPTVSASGTNFIASSPSPAASGGTSTFRDARLPSPWN
- the LOC101309551 gene encoding uncharacterized protein LOC101309551, encoding MGRPPACCDKLINVKKGTWTEEEDANIVAHHGSKNGIGNWTSVPKKAGLNRCGKSCKPRWSNYLKADLKPETFTPQEEELIVRLHATIGSRWPIIAQQLPGRTDNDVKTYWNTKLKKKLTDMGIDPVTHRPFSQILADYGNISGLPKSGMRIAIGGSLNKDLKNAMLMKSPEAYTSGLSNFNNSHLVSTTKIEQMQATSSTNFDYYQPYDLLTQLQAMKYVTEVSNSTTNTNPAPSPFNFYSECSLSSSSSSTCSSAAVQEKSPLAFGWSDFLLEEAFVPTEDARQGEICWDVQATMQNDTAESSSKNMFNQAQTENEGTIYGMSSNQVEATADPCESSFVEAMVAKDNDLFLEFPELLLEEPFYY